Within Paracoccus jeotgali, the genomic segment TGGCGACCTTGGCCCAGGCGCCGCGATAGCGCGGGTGGCCCTGGGTGCCGAGCGTCTCATAGGACCACATCACATCCTCGACCGTGACCGGGCTGCCGTCGGAAAACCTGGCCTCGTCGCGCAGGGTGAACTCGACCCAGCTGCGATCCGGGGCGGTTTCGATGGTTTCCGCCAGCAGGCCGTAAAGCGTGAACGGCTCGTCAAGGCTGCGCAGCATCAGCGTCTCGGCCACGACGCCGGGCATGGTATAGATCGGCCAGGCCGGATTGCCCTTGAGCACCCAGGGCTTCAGCGAGTCGAACCCGCCTGATTCGGCCAGGCGAATCGAGCCCCCTTTCGGGGCGTCGGGATTGGCATAAGGCAGGTGATCGAAACCCGCCGGAAGGGCAGGTTCCCCATACATCGCAATGCCATGCGCGGGTTCGGCATGGGTTGCCAGCGGCATCGCGGCAACAGTCGAGAGCGCCAGCAGCGCGGTGCCCAAGGCACGTCTGATCGCGGAATCGTTAGGGTTTTTGAAGATTCGCATTCCTGCTGTTGGCCCCCTGCGGCAAAGTTAAGCGATTTCAACCGGCAGCCTATCCGAGCGGCTGGGGCATGACAAACATCAGCCTTGGACTCGGGCGCCGTTTCGCCTATAAATGGTGCACTGCTCGATAGGTTTCTTGCCTGTATGAAACCTGCCTCATGACTTGCGCCCGCCTTGTGCGGGCGCTTTTTTTTTATCCCAGTCCTTCAGCTTGGCCGTGGCAGATCGGCGTTGCGCGCCTGCGCAGGCCGGTCCAACCTGCGCGCAGATTTGAGGAAAGGACGACAGATGTTTGAAGACATGCTGAAAGGCCGTGTGGCGGTGGTCACCGGCTCAAATTCGGGGATCGGGCTGGGCATCGCGCGGGAACTGGCGCGGGCGGGGGCCTCGGTCGTCTTGAACAGCTTTACCGATGACGAGGCCGATCACAAACTGGCCGCCGATCTGGGGCAGGAATTCGGGGTCGAGGCGCGCTATATTCAGGCCGACATGTCCGCGCCGGACCAGTGCCGCGCGCTGATCGAAAAGGCCGGCGGCTGCGATATTCTGGTGAACAACGCCGGCATTCAGCATGTCGCGCCGATCCCGGAATTTCCGGTGGACAAGTGGAACGCGATTATCGCGATCAATCTGTCCTCGGCCTTTCACTGCACCGCCGCCGCCCTGCCGGGGATGAGCGACAAGGGCTGGGGCCGGGTCATCAACATCGCCTCGGCCCATGGACTTACGGCAAGCCCCTACAAATCGGCCTATGTCGCGGCCAAGCATGGCGTGGTCGGGCTAACCAAGGTGACGGCGCTGGAACAGGCGGGCAAGGGCGTGACCTGCAACGCGATCTGCCCCGGCTATGTGCTGACGCCCATCGTGGAAAAGCAGATCCCCGACCAGATGAAGACCCATGACATGAGCCGCGAGGACGTCATCAAGAATGTCATGCTGGCGCGCCAGCCCTCGGGCGAGTTCGCCACCGTCGAGCAGGTCGGCGGGACGACGGTGTTTCTGTGCAGTGACGCGGCGGCGCAGATCACCGGCACCACGATCAGCGTCGACGGGGGCTGGACGGCGCTGTAGCGCGCGGGCTTGCGTCGCATCCTTCGCAGAAGGCGCGGATGCGGCGCAGCGCCTCGGTCAGCGTGTCGGTGCTGGCGGCGTAGCTGATGCGGAAATGCGGCGACAGGCCGAAGGCCGCGCCAAAGACCACCGCCACGCCGGCCTCGTCCAGCAGCGCATTGGCGAAGACCTCGTCATCCGTGATGGGCGTGCCGGCGGGGCTGCGCCAGCCGATCATTGCCCGGATCGAGGGGTAGACATAGAACGCCCCCTGCGGCACCGGGCAGTCGATGCCGGGGCAGTCGTTCAGCCCCGCCACCACCAGATCGCGCCGTGCCTGAAAATCGTCGCGCCAGCCCTGCAGGAACTCCTGCGGCCCGCTGAGCGCGGCCAGCGCGGCGTGCTGGCTGATGGTCGAGGGGTTGGACGTCGATTGCGATTGCAGCTTGGCCATGGCGCGGATCAGCTCGACCGGGCCGGCGCCGTAGCCAATCCGCCAGCCGGTCATCGCATAGGCCTTGCTGACCCCGTTCATGGTCAGCACCCGATCCCTGAGGCGCGGCTCGACCTGCGCCGGGGTGGCAAAGCGGAAGCCGTCGAAGCAGAGATGTTCGTAGATGTCGTCGGCCAGCACCCAGACCTGCGGATGATCCAGCAGCACCGCACACAGCGCCCGCAGCTGCTCGGCGTCATAGGCCGCGCCCGAGGGGTTCGAGGGCGAGTTCAGGATCAGCCATTTCGTCTGCGGCGTGATCGCCCGGCGCAGCGCGTCCGGGGTGATGCGGAACCCGTCCTCGGCCCGGCTGGGCAGGATGACCGGCGTGCCCCCCGCCAGCGCCACGATGTCGGGATAGCTGACCCAATAAGGCGCCGGGATGATGACCTCGTCACCCGGGCCGACGCTGGCCAGCAGCGCGTTGAACAGGATCTGCTTGCCGCCGGTGCCGACACTGATCTGGTCGGGGGTATAGTCCAGCCCGTTTTCCCGCGCGAATTTCTGGCAAATCGCCTGTTTCAGCGACGCCATCCCGTCGACGGCGGTATAGCGCGTGTGACCGGCGTCGATGGCCGCCTTGGCGGCCTCGCGGATATGGGCGGGCGTGTCGAAATCCGGCTCTCCCGCCGACAGGCCGATGATGTCGCGCCCCTCGGCCTGCAGCGCCGCGACGCGCCCGGTCATCGCCACGGTGGGCGAGGGCTTGATGCGGCTGACCGCCTTTGACAGGAAGGGCATCGCGGGCTCCTTGGAAGTGACAGGCTTTCGTCATAGGCTGCGCGCGCGTTTGCGACAAGCGAGGCAATGATGGAAGACCCCGAGATCCGGCTGAAGCGGCTGCGGATGCGAAGCTGGCGGCGCGGCATGAAAGAGATGGACCTGATCCTCGGCCCCTTTGCCGACACCCAGCTGGCCCAGCTGTCCGAGCCGCTGATCGCGCAATACGAGCAGGTGATGGGCGAGAACGATCAGGACCTGTATCTGTGGGTCACCGCCCGCGCGCGCGGCGAAAGCGCCGGCCCGGCCGAGATCGCGGGCGTGCTTGACGTCATCGCGGATCACGCCTTTGGCCGGCTGGCCGGAAATCCGGCCGAGTTCACCAATCGGCCGCAAATAATCCGGCCCGATTAACCGCAGGTTTGGAAATTTGGTCCATGGTCCTCCTGAAGAAAGGGATGACCAGATGACCATTGCACTGAACGGACAACAGATTCGGCCTCAGGGCGATCCGGTGGCCAGCTATTTCCAGTGTCTGCAACTGCTCGAGCGGCTGCATCGGCTGATGCTGGACCTGATCAAGGATGATTTCGAGCGGGTCGGCCGCAGCGACCTGACGCCGGTCCAGGCCCTGCTGCTGTATAATCTGGGCGAGGCCGAGGTCTCGGCGGGCGAGCTGCGGTCGCGCGGCATGTATCAGGGCTCGAACGTGTCCTATAACCTGAAAAAGCTGGTCGGGATGGGCTATGTCCTGCACGAGCGATGCGATCAGGACCGGCGCTCGGTCCGGGTCAGGCTGTCGGATCGGGGCCAGCAGGTGCGCGACCAGATCGGCGAGCTGTTTGCGCGTCACGCGGGCGACCTGGACTGTTCCGGCGTGCTGGACGATCCGCCGCTGGATGCCGTGAACCGGCAATGGCGGCGGATCGAGCGGTACTGGGCCGAGCAGATCCGCTATATCTATTAGCGTCCGCTCCGGTCAGGCGCTGCGGAATTACCAGTGACCGGTGTTTTCCATGCTGGCCCAGGGTTCTTTCGGTTCCAGCTTGCCGTCCTGCAGCAGCTCGATCGAGATGTTGTCCGGGCTGCGCACAAAGGCCATGTGACCGTCGCGCGGCGGGCGGTTGATGGTGACGCCCGCATCCATCAGCTTCTGGCAGAGCGCATAAATATCATCGGTCTGATAGGCGAGATGCCCGAAATGCCGGCTGTCCGAGGGCAGGCCCTCATCGCCGTCCCAGTTATAGGTCAGCTCGACCGGACATTCCGGCTGGCCGGGCGGGGCCATGAAGATCAGCGTGAAGCGACCCTGCTCGTTTTCGGTGCGCCGTGTCTCTTCCAGACCCAGCAGGCGATAAAAGGCCATGGACTTTTCCAGATCCTTGACCCGGACCATGGTGTGCAGATAGCGAAGCGACATGATGACTCCTTTGTTCGTCGGCGTTTCGGCACCTTGGCACGCGACGGGCTTGCGCACAAACGATCCTCCATGGCGCTTATTCGGTCTGTTGCGCGTGGCCTCGGGACGTTATGAAGGGCCCCGGCACAGGAGGGCGGGATGCAGCAATATCATCAGGCGCTGAAAACAATTCTGGACGAGGGTGAGGAGACCACCGACCGCACCGGGACCGGGACCATCGCCTGTTTCGGGATGCAGGCGCGCTATCGGCTGTCGGACGGTTTTCCGCTGGTGACGACCAAGAAACTGCATCTGCGCTCAATCATCCACGAGCTGCTGTGGTTTCTGTCCGGCGACACGAACATCCGCTATCTGAACGACAACAAGGTGCGGATCTGGGACGAGTGGGCCGATGAAAAGGGCGATCTCGGCCCCGTCTATGGCCAGCAATGGCGGCGTTTCTCGGCGCTTGAACCCGCCGGGACCGACACCGCGGGGCGGCGCGTCTTTTACGCGCGTCACGTCGATCAGATCGCCGAGCTGGTCGAGAACATCCGCACCAATCCCGACAGCCGCCGGCTGATCGTCTCGGCCTGGAATCCGGGCGAGGTGCCGCGCATGGCGTTGCCGCCCTGCCATACGCTGTGGCAGGTCCGCATCATCGGGCGCAAGATGCATCTGCAGCTGTATCAGCGCTCGGCCGACATGTTCCTGGGCGTGCCGTTCAACATCGCGTCTTACGCGCTGCTGCTGGCGATGCTGGCCCATGTGACCGGCTATGAGGCGGGTGATTTCGTCCATACCCTTGGCGACGCGCATATCTATTCCAACCATCTCGATCAGGTGCGGCTGCAACTGTCGCGGACGCCCAAGCCGCTGCCGAAGCTGCGCTTTACCCGCGAGGTGTCCTCGATCTTCGACTTCCGCTATGAGGATTTCGAGTTTCTGGGCTATGATCCCGACCCGGCGATCAAGGCGCAGGTGGCGGTCTGATGCTGTCGCTGGTCGTCGCCCGCGCGCGGAACGGGGCCATCGGCAAGGATGGCGGCATCCCGTGGCACATCCCCGCCGATCTGGCCTTCTTCAAGCGCGAGACGCTGGGCGGCGCGATCATCATGGGCCGCCGCACCTGGGAGAGCCTGCCGCGGCAGCCGCTGCCCAGCCGGCTGAACCTTGTCGTTAGCCGCAGTCTGGACCTGCCCGGCACCGCCCACCCCGATGTGGACAGCGCAATCACCGCCGCGCATGAGGCGGGTCACGCGCGGATCTATGGCATCGGCGGCGCGCGCATCTATCAGGAGATGCTGCCGCAATCCGACCGCCTGCTGATCACCGAGGTCGACACCGTCATCCCCGACGCCGACACGTTCTTCCCCGATTTCGACGAGGCCGAGTGGGTCGAGACGCTGCGCCGCCCGCTGCCCTCGGACGGGCCGGGCTGCGTGCTGCGCGAATTGCTGCGCCGGCGCTGAGGTCAGGCGGCGCGGACCGCCTGCAGCCAAGACCTGATCGCGGCCACCGCCTCGGGTTCGTCCAGCCACGGCACATGGGCGCGGTCGGGCACCTCGGCATAGATGGCGTCGGGGCGTTCCTGCTGCATCCGCTGAAACGCGGCCTCGCCCAGCAGATCCGAATTCGCCCCCCGGATCACCGCGACCGGCATCCCCTGGGTCGCCTGCCACAGCGGCCACAGATCGGGCGCCTCGCCCTGAAAGGCGGCCAGAAACGCCTCGCGCAGGGCGGGGTCGTAATTGACCTGCAGCCCGTCCGGCGTCTGGACATAGAACCGCCCGGCATCCTCGCGCCAGCGGCCCTTAGGCACATTGTCGAAGCCCGGCGCCATCTGCGCCATGCGCTGCGCCACCTGGTCCAACGTCTTGGCGGACGGGTTGCGGCCGACATAGTCGAAGATACGCTCCAGCCCCGTGCGCTCGATCTCGGGGCCGACATCGTTCAGGCACAGCCCGGTCAGGCGGTCATGCGCGATGGCGGCCAGCAGCAGGCCGATCAAGCCGCCGCGCGAGGTGCCCAGCACCGCCGCGCGCTCGATCCCCAGATGATCCAGCAACGCCAGCGCGTCGCGGGCCTCTTGCGGGACGGTATAGCTGTCGGCGCCGGTCCGGTCGGACGCGCCGCGCCCGCGATAATCCATGCGGATCAGGCGGACATCGGACAGATGCGGCGCGACGTAGTCGAAATCGGCCATGTTGCGCGTCAGCCCGGCCAGACACAGCACCGGCAGCCCCTCGCCCTCGTCGCGATAGGCGAGCTTTGCGCCATCGGCGGCGTGAAAGAACTGCGCGCTCACAGGTTTTCGCTCTGCGGCATGCCGAGGACGTGATAGCCGCCATCGACGGTCACGATCTCGCCCGTGGTGCAGGCGCCCCATTCGCTGGTCAGCCAGACCGCCGTCCCCCCGATCGCCTCGAGCGTCGCGTTCGCGCGCAGCGGCGCGTTGGCCTGGGTGTGGCGGAAGGTCTTGCGCGCGCCGCCGATGGCGGCCCCGGCCAGCGTTTTCATCGGGCCCGGGCTGACCGCGTTGACGCGGATGCCGTCGGGGCCGAGATCGTTGGCCAGATAGCGCACCGACGCCTCGAGCGCGGCCTTGGCCACGCCCATCACGTTATAAAACGGTGTGACCCGGTTCGACCCGCCATAGGTCAGCGTCAGGATCGAGCTGCCCGGCCCCATCAGCGGATGCGCGCGGCGCGCCACGTCGATCAGCGAATAGCAAGAGATATCGAGCGAATTCTTGAAGTTCTCTCGGCTGGTGTCGACAAAGCGGCCGGTCAGCTCGTCCTTGTTGGAATAGGCGATGGCGTGGACGACGAAATCCAGCCGCCCCCAGTCATTGCCGATCCGCTGAAACGCCGCGGCGAGGCTGTCGTCATCGGTCACATCGACGTCGATCAGCAGGTCGGAGCCGACCGATTCCGCCAGCGGCTTGACCCGCCCCGCGAACATGTCGCCCTGATAGCTGAAGGCCAGTTCCGCCCCCTGCGCCGCCATGGCCCGCGCGATCCCCCAGGCAATCGAGCGTTCATTCGCGACGCCCATGATCAGCCCGCGCTTGTTCTTCAGCAGATCTCCCATCTGCGTCACTCCTGAAATTTCGACATGACAAGCGAGGCGTTGGTGCCGCCGAACCCGAAGCTGTTCGACAGGACCGAATCGAAATCCACATCGTCGACGCGTTTCAGGGCGATTTCCTCGGGCTTCAAATCGGGGTCGAGTTCGGTGACGTTGGCCGAGGCCGAGATGAAGCGGTTCTGCATCATCAGCAGGGAATAGATCACCTCATGCACGCCGGTCGCGCCGAGGCTGTGGCCGGTCAGCGATTTGGTCGAGGCGATGGGCGGGGTCGAGCCCTCGCCAAAGACGCGGCGGATGGCCTTGACCTCGCCGATGTCGCCGACCGGGGTCGAGGTGCCGTGGGCGTTGATATAGCTGATCTTGCGGTCCTTGGGCAGGGTCGCCAGCGCCACGCGCATCGACCGCTCGCCGCCCTCGCCCGAGGGCGCCACCATGTCGTGGCCGTCCGAGGTCGCGCCATAGCCGGTCACTTCGGCATAGATCCTGGCGCCGCGGGCGCGGGCGTGTTCCAGTTCTTCCAGCACCACGACGCCGCCGCCGCCGGCGATGACGAAGCCGTCGCGGGTGACGTCATAGGGCCTTGAGGCGGTTTCGGGCGTGTCGTTGTATTTCGACGACATCGCGCCCATCGCGTCGAACAGGCAGGACAGCGTCCAGTCCAGTTCCTCGCCGCCGCCGGCGAACACGATGTCCTGCTTGCCCATCTGGATCTGTTCGACGCCATTGCCGATGCAATGGGCCGAGGTCGAGCAGGCCGAGGTGATCGAATAGTTCACGCCCTTGATGCGGAACGGCGTCGCCAGACAGGCGCTGTTGGTCGAGGACATGCAGCGTGTGACCATGAACGGCCCCATGCGCTTGGGGCTGCCCTTTTCGATGACGATCTGATGGGCGTCAAAGAAGTTGCTGGTCGACGGCCCGCCCGATCCCATGATCAGCCCGCTGCGCGGGTTCGAGACGTCGCTCTCCTCCAGCCCGGAATCGGCGATCGCCTGCTCCATCGCAAGGAAGTTATAAGCCGCGCCCGGACCCATGAAGCGCAAGTTGCGCTTGTCGATATGATCCTCGAGCTTGATCTGCGGCATGCCGTGAACCTGGCTGCGAAAGCCATGCTCGGCATATTCGGGGGCGAACACGATGCCCGAGCGACCGACCCTCAGGCTTTCGGTGACTTCGGCGGCATTGTTGCCGATGGGCGAGATGATCCCCAGCCCGGTGATGACGACACGGCGCATACACGCTCCTTCATTTCCTGCCATTGCGATCGGCGCTGTCTGCGCGACCCAATTTGACGCGACGATAAGGCCGCGCCGCCTGACAGACAAGACGCGCGGCCCGGAAACGACGCCCGAAGGCCCCGCCGCGCCGGGTTTGCGCCTGCCAGCCTAGCCGATTTGCCCATGCCCAGAAAGTCGCGCATTGCCTCTGGGCGGGGCGCGCATCTGCGGGCATAAGATGGCGCGGACGCAAATGCTGACCCAAGGGCAGCACGGAAAACAACAGGAGACCGACATGTCGATCGAACGCATCCAACCCGGCCCCCGGATGAGCCAGGCCGTGATCCACGGCGACACCATCTATCTGGCCGGCCAGCTTGGCGATCCCTCTGCCGACATCGCCCAGCAGGTGCGCCAATCGCTGGCCGGCGTCGACAAGGTCCTGGCCGAGGCCGGCAGCGACAAGTCCAAGATCCTGTCGGTGATGATCTGGCTGGCCGATATGGGCGATTTCGACGCCATGAACGCCGAATACGAGGCGTGGCTGGACAAGGACAACCCGCCCACCCGCGCCACCGGCGAATCGCGTCTGGCCACCCCCGACCATCTGGTCGAGGTGATCGTGGTCGCCGCGCGCTAAGGCTTTGCGGCAGGCGGGTCAGGTGGCTCGCCTGCCTCTGAGGGGCCGGGTGTGCCCGGTCGCGTTCATCAGGGGAGGAAAGGCGATGATGGGGATGGTCCGGGTGGTGCTTGCCACCGCATTTGTGCTTGCATCGGGGGCGGGCGGCGTGGCCGCGCAAGAGCATGTCTTCAAGCTGCATCATTTTCTGGGGGCCGAGGCGACGGTCCAGAAACACATGCTGGAGCCATGGGCCAGACAGGTCGAGGAGAACTCGGGCGGTCAGGTCAGGATCGACATCTACCCCTCGATGACGCTGGGCGGCCGCCCGCCGGAACTGGTGACGCAGGCCCGCGATGGCGTCGTCGATCTGATCTGGACGCTGAACGGTTATACCCCCGGCGTCTTTCCCCGGACCGAGGTGATGGAGCTGCCCTTCGTCTATCTCAACGACCCCGGCGCGGCCAATCTGGCGCTGGCGGATATGTATGCCGACCATCTGGCCGAGGATTATCGCGGGCTGGAGCCGATGTTCCTGCATGTCCATGCCGGGCAGGCGATCCAGACCGTCTCGGAAGAGGTGCGGCTGCCGCAGGATCTGCCGGGCATGAAGATGCGGATTCCCACCCGCACCGGCGCCTGGGTGATCGAGGCGCTGGGCGCGCAGCCGGTGTCGATGCCGGTGCCCGACCTGCCGCTGGCGCTATCCAAGGGCGTGGTCGACGGCGCCTTCATCCCGTTCGAGATCATCCCGACGCTGAAGATCCAGGACCAGACGCAGTTCCAGATCGAGGGCGCGGACGGCATCCGCTTCGGCACCTCGGTCTTTCAGGTGTCGATGAACAAGGCCCGCTGGGACAGCCTGCCGCCCGATGTGCAGCAGGCGTTCCGCGACGCCTCGGGCCGCGACTGGCTGGTCGAGATCGGCCGGGTCTGGAAACAGGCCGAGCTGGACGGGATCAAGGCCGCGACCGATGCCGGCAACATCCACGTCACCCTGACGCCCGAGGAGACCGAGGCGTTCCGCGAAAAACTCGCCCCGGTCATCGACCGCTGGGTGGCCGAGGTGACGCCGCTGGGCATCGACGGCGCGGGGCTGGTCACGCAGGCACGCGATCTGGTGGCAAAATACCGTAAGGAAACACAGGCGGAATGAGGCAGCCGGATGCGTCACCCCCTGCGACCGGGCTGACCGGCGCGGCTCCCGATCCCGCCGCCGTCACCCGGCAGCGCAGCGGTCTCGCGGCGGGGGTCGCGGTGGCGGCAATGGTCTGGGCGCTGCTGGGCGGTGCGGTTCTGCTGGGGGTGGTCGGCATCAACGCGGCCTCGGTTCTGGGCGCTGCCTTCGGCCACCCGCTGCCCGGCGATTTCGAGCTGACCGAGATGGGCATCGCGCTCGCCGTCTTTGCCTTTCTGCCCTATTGCCAGCTGACCGACGCCAATGTCACCGCCGATATCTTCACCGCCCGCGCCGGTTCGCGGATGCGGGGGGCGCTGCGCGCGCTGGGGTCGCTGGCGGCGCTGGTCTTTGGCTGCGTGCTGTTGTGGCGCATGTCGGCGGGGCTGGTGGATCACCGGCTGTACTCCTCGGTGACGGCGATCCTGCAGATCCCGCTGTGGTGGGCCTTTGTGCCGGTGCTGATCTCGCTGGCGCTGCTGGCCGCGACCGCGCTGCTGACCCTGACCGAAAGCCTGCGCGAGGCCCGTGGATGAGCGATCCGCTGCTGCTGGGCGGGCTGGCGCTGACGGCGCTGGTGGCGCTGATCGCCATCCGCCTGCCCATCGCCTATGCCATGATCGCGGTCGGCGCCGGGGGCATCATGTGGCTGAACGGCCCGACCCTGCTGCTAAGCCAGCTCAAGACGCTCGCCTATGGGCAGTTCTCGGTCTACGACCTGTCCATCGTGCCCATGTTCATCCTGATGGGAGAGCTGGCGACCGTCGCGGGCCTTAGCCAGGCGCTGTTCCGGGGCGCGAATGTCTGGCTGGGCTGGATGCGGGGCGGCACGGCGATGGCGGCGATCGCGGCCTGCGCGGGGTTCGGCGCGGTCTGCGGATCGTCGCTGGCGACCGCCTCGACCATGGGCAAGGTCGCGCTGCCGGAACTGCGGAAATACAACTACTCGGGCGCGCTGGCGACCGGGACTCTGGCGGCGGGGGGCGTGCTGGGCATCCTGATCCCGCCCTCGGTCGTGCTGATCGTTTATGCGGTCATTGTCGAGGCCAACATCGTCACCATGTTCGCCGCCGCCCTGATCCCCGGCCTGATCGCGGTGCTGCTGTTCATCCTGACCATCGCGCTCTATGTCACGATCCGCCCGCAGGCCGGTCCCGCCGGCGGCGCCGCCAGCCGCGCCGAGTTCATCAGCGCGACGCTGGGTCTGCTGCCGGTCACCATCATCTTTGGACTGGTGCTGGGGGGCATCTATGGCGGGCTGTTCAACCCGACCCCTGCCGCCGCCGTGGGGGTGGTGCTGGTCGCGGGCTATGGGCTGGTCCGGGGCGCGATCGGCTGGCGCAACCTGACCGGGGCGCTGCTGGCCACGGCGCGATCCGCGGGCATGATCTTCCTGATCCTGCTGGGCGCCGAGTTGATGAAGATATTCATGTCCCGCGCCGGTCTGCCGCAACAGGCGGCGGCCTGGATCGCCGACAGCGGCATGTCGCCCCTGTCGGTCATGGTGGTGATCCTGTTCGCGCTGATCCTGCTGGGTTGCCTGATGGACAGCCTGTCGATGATCCTGCTGGTGATCCCGTTCTTCTGGCCGATGCTGCTGGAGTTGAACGGCGGCATCTATCAGACCACGGGCGAGGGCGCGGGTTTTGCCATGTCCACCGACGAGCTGAAGATCTGGTTCGGCATCCTCGCGCTGATCGTGGTGGAACTTGGCCTGATCACGCCGCCGGTGGGGATGAACGTGTTCATCATTTCCAGCATGGCGCGCGACACGCCGATGATCGAGACCTTCAAGGGCGTGCTGCCATTTTTCATGGTCGAATTGCTGCGCGTGGCCCTGCTGCTGGCCTTCCCGGCGATCACGCTGTTCCTGCCGCGCCTGCTGGCGGGGTAGCGTTGCGGGGCAGGCGCTCGGGGCTGCGTATGCCCGCAGATTGGCGGCTAGGTCGCCTTGCTGTCGTGCCTGCCGTCTGACGAAGCTCGGGCTCCGGCTGGCGCGCGACCCTCGCCGCAGGCCAGCCGCTGCCGGGTCAGCTTTCGGACAGCGCCACCTTCATGTCCTTGACCTGATAGATGACCTCGCCATCGGCCTCGACGATGCCGTCGGCCACGCCCATGGTCAGGCGGCGGGTCTGCAGCGCCTTGGTGAAATCGACGCGATAGGTCAGCATCTTGCGGTCGGGACGGACCATGCCGGTCAGCTTGACCTCGCCCACGCCAAGCGCATAGCCGCGCCCCTTCCAGCCCCGCCAGCCGAGGTTGAAGCCGGTCAGCTGCCACAGCCCGTCCAGACCCAGACAGCCGGGCATGATCGGGTTGCCGGGGAAGTG encodes:
- a CDS encoding TRAP transporter large permease; translation: MSDPLLLGGLALTALVALIAIRLPIAYAMIAVGAGGIMWLNGPTLLLSQLKTLAYGQFSVYDLSIVPMFILMGELATVAGLSQALFRGANVWLGWMRGGTAMAAIAACAGFGAVCGSSLATASTMGKVALPELRKYNYSGALATGTLAAGGVLGILIPPSVVLIVYAVIVEANIVTMFAAALIPGLIAVLLFILTIALYVTIRPQAGPAGGAASRAEFISATLGLLPVTIIFGLVLGGIYGGLFNPTPAAAVGVVLVAGYGLVRGAIGWRNLTGALLATARSAGMIFLILLGAELMKIFMSRAGLPQQAAAWIADSGMSPLSVMVVILFALILLGCLMDSLSMILLVIPFFWPMLLELNGGIYQTTGEGAGFAMSTDELKIWFGILALIVVELGLITPPVGMNVFIISSMARDTPMIETFKGVLPFFMVELLRVALLLAFPAITLFLPRLLAG
- the fabA gene encoding bifunctional 3-hydroxydecanoyl-ACP dehydratase/trans-2-decenoyl-ACP isomerase; translated protein: MAMQKTYFDKDDLLACSRGELFGPGNAQLPAPPMLMMDRITDVSEDGGAHGKGHITAEFDISPDLWFFPCHFPGNPIMPGCLGLDGLWQLTGFNLGWRGWKGRGYALGVGEVKLTGMVRPDRKMLTYRVDFTKALQTRRLTMGVADGIVEADGEVIYQVKDMKVALSES
- a CDS encoding TRAP transporter small permease; this translates as MRQPDASPPATGLTGAAPDPAAVTRQRSGLAAGVAVAAMVWALLGGAVLLGVVGINAASVLGAAFGHPLPGDFELTEMGIALAVFAFLPYCQLTDANVTADIFTARAGSRMRGALRALGSLAALVFGCVLLWRMSAGLVDHRLYSSVTAILQIPLWWAFVPVLISLALLAATALLTLTESLREARG
- a CDS encoding TRAP transporter substrate-binding protein, with the protein product MMGMVRVVLATAFVLASGAGGVAAQEHVFKLHHFLGAEATVQKHMLEPWARQVEENSGGQVRIDIYPSMTLGGRPPELVTQARDGVVDLIWTLNGYTPGVFPRTEVMELPFVYLNDPGAANLALADMYADHLAEDYRGLEPMFLHVHAGQAIQTVSEEVRLPQDLPGMKMRIPTRTGAWVIEALGAQPVSMPVPDLPLALSKGVVDGAFIPFEIIPTLKIQDQTQFQIEGADGIRFGTSVFQVSMNKARWDSLPPDVQQAFRDASGRDWLVEIGRVWKQAELDGIKAATDAGNIHVTLTPEETEAFREKLAPVIDRWVAEVTPLGIDGAGLVTQARDLVAKYRKETQAE